The following proteins come from a genomic window of Bactrocera tryoni isolate S06 chromosome 1, CSIRO_BtryS06_freeze2, whole genome shotgun sequence:
- the LOC120779665 gene encoding fatty acyl-CoA reductase wat-like isoform X2, whose product MTAAMQVTGVNAESLSEVQKFYRNKSVFLTGGSGFLGKVFIEKILRASDVKCIYILMRPKKGQAVEERIEAMFKNPLFAELNKLKPTARNRLIPIHGDCQLSSLGISPADRQTLLDEVEIVMHSAATVRFNEPLYNALAINVRATMDLMQLAKKMRKLQAFVHVSSAFANCTVFHVDEVYYKNELNITAENMCKVADLLGPEKTNRMTSEWLGKSPNTYTFTKALAEEAVLSEGKELPICIFRPGIVIPTYSEPIVGWVDNLYGPMSILYGVAHGVVRVLYLHLDTNANFAPVDMCANLMLVSAWNTAKQVNQTSMPPPIYNFVPDERNMLKWQTYRRTLEEHAPKMPLTKMIWYPFVIIVNYKLLYNILILFYHIIPGYIFDFLLLLIGRKRRMIKTYQKLHKQIGVLDYFVEHKFTFTMENTSKLWLSLSHADQKIFNFNIREINWPEYFHNSLMGVRCFMGKEQPETIPKAKRLMQRLLILHRTVQVLVYGGACALMSWAFLRI is encoded by the exons ATGACAGCGGCAATGCAAGTGACCGGGGTGAACGCGGAAAGCCTCTCCGAAGTGCAAAAGTTTTACCGAAATAAAAGTGTATTCCTCACGGGCGGTTCGGGATTTTTGGGCAAAG tgtttattgaaaaaatattgcggGCCTCTGACGtgaaatgtatttacatattgatGAGACCAAAGAAGGGACAGGCCGTGGAGGAGCGCATAGAAGCCATGTTTAAAAACCCC TTGTTCGCCGAATTGAACAAGTTGAAACCAACGGCTAGAAACCGTTTAATACCAATACACGGCGATTGCCAGCTAAGCAGTTTGGGTATCTCACCCGCAGACCGTCAGACCCTACTCGATGAGGTGGAAATCGTAATGCATAGCGCCGCAACTGTGCGCTTCAACGAGCCGCTCTACAACGCACTGGCCATAAATGTGCGCGCCACCATGGATCTTATGCAGTTGGCGAAGAAAATGCGCAAGCTTCAAGCCTTCGTACACGTCTCGTCCGCTTTTGCAAACTGCACAGTCTTTCATGTAGATGAGGTCTACTACAAAAATGAGCTCAACATTACAGCGGAAAATATGTGCAAAGTCGCGGACTTATTGGGTCCGGAGAAAACCAACCGTATGACAAGTGAATGGTTGGGCAAGTCACCCAACACGTACACTTTCACAAAAGCGCTTGCGGAAGAGGCGGTGCTGTCGGAAGGAAAGGAATTGCCGATTTGCATCTTCCGACCCGGCATAG TTATACCGACCTACAGTGAACCGATTGTTGGCTGGGTGGACAATCTATACGGGCCGATGAGCATTTTGTATGGTGTAGCGCATGGCGTAGTTCGTGTTCTCTATTTACATCTGGATACGAATGCAAACTTCGCTCCCGTGGATATGTGCGCCAATTTGATGCTGGTCTCGGCGTGGAATACGGCGAAACAAGTGAACCAAAC CTCTATGCCGCCACCCATTTACAACTTTGTGCCCGATGAGCGAAACATGCTGAAATGGCAGACTTATCGACGAACTTTGGAGGAGCACGCACCGAAAATGCCGCTTACCAAAATGATTTGGTATCCCTTTGTGATAATAGTCaactataaattattatataatattctcATATTATTCTATCACATAATACCGGGCTACATCTTTGACTTCCTCTTACTCCTAATAGGGAGGAAACGTAG AATGATAAAAACATATCAAAAGCTCCATAAGCAAATCGGCGTACTAGACTATTTTGTAGAGCACAAGTTCACCTTCACAATGGAGAACACAAGCAAGTTATGGCTCTCGCTCTCGCATGCCGACCAGAAAATCTTCAATTTCAATATACGCGAAATAAATTGGCCGGAATACTTTCATAACTCCTTAATGGGTGTGCGCTGCTTTATGGGCAAGGAACAACCCGAGACCATACCGAAAGCCAAACGGCTGATGCAGAG ACTGCTGATTTTACATCGCACGGTCCAGGTACTGGTCTATGGCGGAGCCTGTGCTTTGATGTCGTGGGCCTTTCTTCGCATTTAA
- the LOC120779665 gene encoding fatty acyl-CoA reductase wat-like isoform X1 — protein sequence MTAAMQVTGVNAESLSEVQKFYRNKSVFLTGGSGFLGKVFIEKILRASDVKCIYILMRPKKGQAVEERIEAMFKNPLFAELNKLKPTARNRLIPIHGDCQLSSLGISPADRQTLLDEVEIVMHSAATVRFNEPLYNALAINVRATMDLMQLAKKMRKLQAFVHVSSAFANCTVFHVDEVYYKNELNITAENMCKVADLLGPEKTNRMTSEWLGKSPNTYTFTKALAEEAVLSEGKELPICIFRPGIVIPTYSEPIVGWVDNLYGPMSILYGVAHGVVRVLYLHLDTNANFAPVDMCANLMLVSAWNTAKQVNQTSSMPPPIYNFVPDERNMLKWQTYRRTLEEHAPKMPLTKMIWYPFVIIVNYKLLYNILILFYHIIPGYIFDFLLLLIGRKRRMIKTYQKLHKQIGVLDYFVEHKFTFTMENTSKLWLSLSHADQKIFNFNIREINWPEYFHNSLMGVRCFMGKEQPETIPKAKRLMQRLLILHRTVQVLVYGGACALMSWAFLRI from the exons ATGACAGCGGCAATGCAAGTGACCGGGGTGAACGCGGAAAGCCTCTCCGAAGTGCAAAAGTTTTACCGAAATAAAAGTGTATTCCTCACGGGCGGTTCGGGATTTTTGGGCAAAG tgtttattgaaaaaatattgcggGCCTCTGACGtgaaatgtatttacatattgatGAGACCAAAGAAGGGACAGGCCGTGGAGGAGCGCATAGAAGCCATGTTTAAAAACCCC TTGTTCGCCGAATTGAACAAGTTGAAACCAACGGCTAGAAACCGTTTAATACCAATACACGGCGATTGCCAGCTAAGCAGTTTGGGTATCTCACCCGCAGACCGTCAGACCCTACTCGATGAGGTGGAAATCGTAATGCATAGCGCCGCAACTGTGCGCTTCAACGAGCCGCTCTACAACGCACTGGCCATAAATGTGCGCGCCACCATGGATCTTATGCAGTTGGCGAAGAAAATGCGCAAGCTTCAAGCCTTCGTACACGTCTCGTCCGCTTTTGCAAACTGCACAGTCTTTCATGTAGATGAGGTCTACTACAAAAATGAGCTCAACATTACAGCGGAAAATATGTGCAAAGTCGCGGACTTATTGGGTCCGGAGAAAACCAACCGTATGACAAGTGAATGGTTGGGCAAGTCACCCAACACGTACACTTTCACAAAAGCGCTTGCGGAAGAGGCGGTGCTGTCGGAAGGAAAGGAATTGCCGATTTGCATCTTCCGACCCGGCATAG TTATACCGACCTACAGTGAACCGATTGTTGGCTGGGTGGACAATCTATACGGGCCGATGAGCATTTTGTATGGTGTAGCGCATGGCGTAGTTCGTGTTCTCTATTTACATCTGGATACGAATGCAAACTTCGCTCCCGTGGATATGTGCGCCAATTTGATGCTGGTCTCGGCGTGGAATACGGCGAAACAAGTGAACCAAAC CAGCTCTATGCCGCCACCCATTTACAACTTTGTGCCCGATGAGCGAAACATGCTGAAATGGCAGACTTATCGACGAACTTTGGAGGAGCACGCACCGAAAATGCCGCTTACCAAAATGATTTGGTATCCCTTTGTGATAATAGTCaactataaattattatataatattctcATATTATTCTATCACATAATACCGGGCTACATCTTTGACTTCCTCTTACTCCTAATAGGGAGGAAACGTAG AATGATAAAAACATATCAAAAGCTCCATAAGCAAATCGGCGTACTAGACTATTTTGTAGAGCACAAGTTCACCTTCACAATGGAGAACACAAGCAAGTTATGGCTCTCGCTCTCGCATGCCGACCAGAAAATCTTCAATTTCAATATACGCGAAATAAATTGGCCGGAATACTTTCATAACTCCTTAATGGGTGTGCGCTGCTTTATGGGCAAGGAACAACCCGAGACCATACCGAAAGCCAAACGGCTGATGCAGAG ACTGCTGATTTTACATCGCACGGTCCAGGTACTGGTCTATGGCGGAGCCTGTGCTTTGATGTCGTGGGCCTTTCTTCGCATTTAA
- the LOC120779665 gene encoding fatty acyl-CoA reductase wat-like isoform X3, with translation MNCSAICECVQKKCLILVFIEKILRASDVKCIYILMRPKKGQAVEERIEAMFKNPLFAELNKLKPTARNRLIPIHGDCQLSSLGISPADRQTLLDEVEIVMHSAATVRFNEPLYNALAINVRATMDLMQLAKKMRKLQAFVHVSSAFANCTVFHVDEVYYKNELNITAENMCKVADLLGPEKTNRMTSEWLGKSPNTYTFTKALAEEAVLSEGKELPICIFRPGIVIPTYSEPIVGWVDNLYGPMSILYGVAHGVVRVLYLHLDTNANFAPVDMCANLMLVSAWNTAKQVNQTSSMPPPIYNFVPDERNMLKWQTYRRTLEEHAPKMPLTKMIWYPFVIIVNYKLLYNILILFYHIIPGYIFDFLLLLIGRKRRMIKTYQKLHKQIGVLDYFVEHKFTFTMENTSKLWLSLSHADQKIFNFNIREINWPEYFHNSLMGVRCFMGKEQPETIPKAKRLMQRLLILHRTVQVLVYGGACALMSWAFLRI, from the exons ATGAACTGTAGCGCAATTTGTGAATGTGTGCAAAAGAAGTGCTTAATTCTTG tgtttattgaaaaaatattgcggGCCTCTGACGtgaaatgtatttacatattgatGAGACCAAAGAAGGGACAGGCCGTGGAGGAGCGCATAGAAGCCATGTTTAAAAACCCC TTGTTCGCCGAATTGAACAAGTTGAAACCAACGGCTAGAAACCGTTTAATACCAATACACGGCGATTGCCAGCTAAGCAGTTTGGGTATCTCACCCGCAGACCGTCAGACCCTACTCGATGAGGTGGAAATCGTAATGCATAGCGCCGCAACTGTGCGCTTCAACGAGCCGCTCTACAACGCACTGGCCATAAATGTGCGCGCCACCATGGATCTTATGCAGTTGGCGAAGAAAATGCGCAAGCTTCAAGCCTTCGTACACGTCTCGTCCGCTTTTGCAAACTGCACAGTCTTTCATGTAGATGAGGTCTACTACAAAAATGAGCTCAACATTACAGCGGAAAATATGTGCAAAGTCGCGGACTTATTGGGTCCGGAGAAAACCAACCGTATGACAAGTGAATGGTTGGGCAAGTCACCCAACACGTACACTTTCACAAAAGCGCTTGCGGAAGAGGCGGTGCTGTCGGAAGGAAAGGAATTGCCGATTTGCATCTTCCGACCCGGCATAG TTATACCGACCTACAGTGAACCGATTGTTGGCTGGGTGGACAATCTATACGGGCCGATGAGCATTTTGTATGGTGTAGCGCATGGCGTAGTTCGTGTTCTCTATTTACATCTGGATACGAATGCAAACTTCGCTCCCGTGGATATGTGCGCCAATTTGATGCTGGTCTCGGCGTGGAATACGGCGAAACAAGTGAACCAAAC CAGCTCTATGCCGCCACCCATTTACAACTTTGTGCCCGATGAGCGAAACATGCTGAAATGGCAGACTTATCGACGAACTTTGGAGGAGCACGCACCGAAAATGCCGCTTACCAAAATGATTTGGTATCCCTTTGTGATAATAGTCaactataaattattatataatattctcATATTATTCTATCACATAATACCGGGCTACATCTTTGACTTCCTCTTACTCCTAATAGGGAGGAAACGTAG AATGATAAAAACATATCAAAAGCTCCATAAGCAAATCGGCGTACTAGACTATTTTGTAGAGCACAAGTTCACCTTCACAATGGAGAACACAAGCAAGTTATGGCTCTCGCTCTCGCATGCCGACCAGAAAATCTTCAATTTCAATATACGCGAAATAAATTGGCCGGAATACTTTCATAACTCCTTAATGGGTGTGCGCTGCTTTATGGGCAAGGAACAACCCGAGACCATACCGAAAGCCAAACGGCTGATGCAGAG ACTGCTGATTTTACATCGCACGGTCCAGGTACTGGTCTATGGCGGAGCCTGTGCTTTGATGTCGTGGGCCTTTCTTCGCATTTAA
- the LOC120779680 gene encoding fatty acyl-CoA reductase wat-like produces the protein MSSDIQDYYRNKTVFVTGGTGFMGIVLIEKLLRATEVKRIYMMVRPKAGKSIEERLTNFCQNVVFEKLRNTGVTLTDRVHVILGDCQTPKLGISVEDRKALIAEVNVVFHLAATVRFDEPLQKALNINVRATLELLELAKEMRNLEACVHVSSAFANCVVHSIDEKYYVNKLGIGAVQMCELADSLSIETTNKLATVLCAEYKNTYTFTKSLAEEAVLTVGRALPISIFRPAIVVPTYKEPVTGWAGNYYGPTAALYASARGVLRVMQMRSEHRAHLVPADSCASLMLAIGWETARSDQRQRLNLAPPIYNYTNDDENPLLWKQYMKTITDFGAVMPIVQMIWFPFMITVGQKWLYDILTFFYHTIPGYIIDFLLTLKGKRRRMIKLYRSIHKLTGAMEYFIVTEFSFTMDNTKSLWDSLSTIDKEIFNFDMRSINWREYLEFSLAGMRLYLANEGPETVARAQKMYRRFKILHQLLRALLIGLFAFLVWIVASKLFL, from the exons ATGTCCTCCGATATACAAGATTATTATCGTAACAAGACGGTGTTCGTAACAGGAGGCACCGGTTTTATGGGAATAG TACTCATTGAAAAATTACTGCGAGCAACCGAGGTTAAACGCATTTACATGATGGTACGTCCCAAAGCTGGCAAAAGTATTGAGGAACGTTTGACTAATTTCTGCCAAAATGTG GTCTTCGAAAAGTTGAGAAATACAGGTGTCACACTAACGGACCGAGTTCATGTGATTTTAGGCGACTGCCAAACTCCCAAACTCGGCATTTCCGTCGAGGATCGTAAAGCATTAATTGCGGAGGTGAATGTGGTGTTTCATCTTGCGGCCACAGTGCGCTTCGATGAGCCGCTGCAAAAAGCGCTTAACATAAATGTACGTGCCACATTGGAATTACTTGAGTTGGCCAAAGAAATGCGAAACCTTGAA GCCTGTGTGCATGTCTCATCAGCGTTCGCCAACTGTGTGGTGCACTCAATCGATGAAAAATATTATGTCAACAAATTGGGCATTGGCGCGGTTCAAATGTGTGAGCTGGCGGACAGTTTGAGTATCGAGACGACGAATAAGCTGGCAACTGTACTTTGTGCGGAATATAAAAACACATATACATTCACGAAGTCTCTAGCCGAGGAAGCGGTTCTCACTGTGGGGCGTGCCCTGCCAATTAGCATATTTCGGCCTGCCATAG TTGTGCCAACCTATAAAGAACCTGTTACCGGCTGGGCCGGCAACTACTATGGACCTACGGCGGCGCTGTACGCATCCGCACGTGGCGTTCTACGTGTAATGCAAATGAGGTCGGAACATAGGGCACATCTGGTGCCGGCAGATTCCTGTGCCAGCTTAATGCTGGCCATCGGTTGGGAAACTGCGCGCTCAGATCAGCGACAACG TTTAAATTTGGCGCCACCGATTTACAACTACACAAATGACGATGAGAATCCACTGCTCTGGAAACAATATATGAAAACCATTACGGATTTTGGAGCCGTAATGCCTATTGTTCAAATGATTTGGTTTCCGTTTATGATAACCGTTGGCCAGAAATGGTTATATGATATATTGACATTTTTCTATCACACAATACCCGGTTATATAATTGATTTCCTACTCACGCTAAAGGGCAAGCGAAGAAG AATGATCAAACTCTATCGAAGCATACACAAACTGACTGGCGCAATGGAATACTTCATTGTAACTGAATTCTCATTTACTATGGACAACACCAAATCATTGTGGGACTCGTTGTCCACCATAGATAAGGAAATTTTCAACTTTGACATGCGGTCCATAAACTGGAGGGAATATTTAGAGTTCTCCCTGGCAGGCATGCGCTTATATTTGGCTAACGAGGGACCAGAAACTGTAGCAAGGGCGCAAAAAATGTATAGGAG atttaagattttacacCAACTGTTGCGAGCGCTATTGATCGGTCTTTTCGCCTTCTTAGTATGGATTGTAGCAAGTAAATTGTTTCTGtaa
- the LOC120779690 gene encoding myosin regulatory light chain LC-2, mantle muscle, with translation MSDPITFSVDEMEQRRRRASAARKASIVRPPSPPKVESEAMAAINEIFNPTYKKPVTKGNYRAPDEVSADDLEAMKDLDIRKLAELKEVFVLLDLDSDGLISKDDLRFTFTALGTDTPDELIEEMLKEAKDPLDYEAFIELMSHRTVELDPEDVLLEAWSKWDDYGTGKIEEKKIYEELTNYGDVMTTAEANEALKYAPIAKAKTLEEPAMIDYPAFCRILCGLRKGKPRAEE, from the exons ATGTCTGATCCCATAACATTTTCCGTCGATGAAATGGAGCAG CGACGTCGTCGCGCCAGCGCTGCCCGCAAGGCTTCCATCGTGCGTCCGCCCAGTCCACCAAAAGTCGAGTCGGAAGCAATGGCGGCCATCAATGAGATATTCAATCCAACTTATAAGAAACCCGTGACCAAAGGCAACTATCGCGCCCCCGACGAAGTGTCCGCCGATGACTTGGAAGCGATGAAGGACCTGGACATACGCAAGTTGGCTGAAttgaaagaa GTATTCGTGCTGCTCGACTTGGACAGCGACGGCTTGATTTCGAAGGATGATTTGCGCTTCACCTTCACCGCGCTCGGCACAGACACGCCGGACGAGCTGATCGAGGAAATGCTTAAGGAG GCAAAGGATCCTTTGGACTACGAGGCTTTCATAGAGTTAATGAGCCATCGCACGGTTGAGTTGGATCCAGAGGATGTGCTGTTGGAAGCTTGGAGCAAGTGGGACGATTATGGTACGGGCAAAATTGAGGAGAAAAA AATATACGAGGAGCTAACCAACTACGGCGATGTCATGACGACCGCAGAGGCCAACGAAGCGCTGAAGTATGCACCGATCGCCAAAGCCAAAACTCTCGAGGAACCTGCTATGATTGACTATCCAGCCTTCTGTCGCATCCTGTGTGGCTTGCGGAAGGGAAAGCCACGAGCAGAAGAATAa
- the LOC120766219 gene encoding glutathione S-transferase D7 isoform X1, with product MLDETSHIVKEFVYCVLSRGGAKMSVTLYYLPPSPPCRAVLLLGKMLGIDFDLKLINVLAGDQLKPDFLQLNPQHCIPTINDEGLVLWESRAILQYLAAAYGKDDTLYPKDVRVRAMVDQRIQFDLGTLYARMYDYYIPTALWSAPLDESKKARLAEAFDWFNSTLKGHEFAAADHFTIADLTLLVTVSQCEAFGFAVDSYNRVKHWLQRCKDHMAPYDYEELNASKATILADLFRAKTEIP from the exons ATGCTCGACGAGACATCGCACATTGTTAAAGAATTTGTTTATTGTGTTTTGAGCAGAGGTGGCGCCAAGATGTCTGTGACACTCTACTATCTGCCGCCGAGTCCGCCATGTCGCGCGGTTTTGTTGCTGGGCAAAATGCTGGGCATCGATTTCGATTTGAAGCTCATCAATGTCTTGGCCGGTGATCAGTTGAAACCGGACTTTCTGCAATTGAATCCGCAACACTGTATACCAACCATCAATGATGAGGGTCTGGTGTTGTGGGAGAG TCGCGCGATTTTACAATATTTGGCCGCAGCTTATGGAAAGGATGACACTCTTTACCCGAAAGATGTGCGTGTTCGTGCTATGGTCGATCAGCGAATTCAGTTTGATTTGGGCACCCTGTATGCGCGAATGTATGACTACTAT ATACCAACTGCACTCTGGAGCGCGCCTTTAGATGAATCGAAGAAAGCTCGTTTGGCCGAAGCTTTCGATTGGTTCAACAGCACTTTGAAGGGTCACGAATTCGCTGCTGCAGATCATTTTACGATTGCTGATCTCACGCTGTTGGTTACTGTCTCACAATGTGAAGCTTTTGGCTTCGCGGTGGACTCCTACAATCGTGTCAAACATTGGTTGCAACGCTGCAAGGACCACATGGCGCCGTACGACTATGAG GAACTGAATGCCAGCAAAGCGACTATATTGGCCGATTTGTTTCGTGCAAAAACCGAGATCCCATAA
- the LOC120766219 gene encoding glutathione S-transferase D7 isoform X2, whose protein sequence is MSVTLYYLPPSPPCRAVLLLGKMLGIDFDLKLINVLAGDQLKPDFLQLNPQHCIPTINDEGLVLWESRAILQYLAAAYGKDDTLYPKDVRVRAMVDQRIQFDLGTLYARMYDYYIPTALWSAPLDESKKARLAEAFDWFNSTLKGHEFAAADHFTIADLTLLVTVSQCEAFGFAVDSYNRVKHWLQRCKDHMAPYDYEELNASKATILADLFRAKTEIP, encoded by the exons ATGTCTGTGACACTCTACTATCTGCCGCCGAGTCCGCCATGTCGCGCGGTTTTGTTGCTGGGCAAAATGCTGGGCATCGATTTCGATTTGAAGCTCATCAATGTCTTGGCCGGTGATCAGTTGAAACCGGACTTTCTGCAATTGAATCCGCAACACTGTATACCAACCATCAATGATGAGGGTCTGGTGTTGTGGGAGAG TCGCGCGATTTTACAATATTTGGCCGCAGCTTATGGAAAGGATGACACTCTTTACCCGAAAGATGTGCGTGTTCGTGCTATGGTCGATCAGCGAATTCAGTTTGATTTGGGCACCCTGTATGCGCGAATGTATGACTACTAT ATACCAACTGCACTCTGGAGCGCGCCTTTAGATGAATCGAAGAAAGCTCGTTTGGCCGAAGCTTTCGATTGGTTCAACAGCACTTTGAAGGGTCACGAATTCGCTGCTGCAGATCATTTTACGATTGCTGATCTCACGCTGTTGGTTACTGTCTCACAATGTGAAGCTTTTGGCTTCGCGGTGGACTCCTACAATCGTGTCAAACATTGGTTGCAACGCTGCAAGGACCACATGGCGCCGTACGACTATGAG GAACTGAATGCCAGCAAAGCGACTATATTGGCCGATTTGTTTCGTGCAAAAACCGAGATCCCATAA
- the LOC120766261 gene encoding kelch-like protein 40b: MLKPSSDSPSNPFLLSSVKKRKDNRDKKIKILNGGPEILSAIGSNKTLFHVSRLVINVWQCYDAQHLIDVTFKLSNPPLLVPAHRLILTAASPYFRNLFLDEENNKPVIEIDDIDSDTFERLVAFCYTGTSLITEDNAERILKGAMIMQLEDVVELCVDFLLENVSIFTLERLYELEHETQCDWLAKKMQEYEINNFCKISRDPVFLRFSAKRLKALVESDNLNVNSEEDVLDAVERWFNHKVPDRRSSLPELMSCLRLTNFDVTLLLTRVKPLPGCETLAYKVMSWICEPLSRTMIYLRYIEPREGQSGNWRTKALMALQTDCADSNHGYIYRFNQRKDTWVQWDKITINAMNFETILVEDDLYFIGGKIDHEAIKDVNRWNLSRKTWKRLPDMHKARYWSSVTELDEKIYVMGGLANLDKVSQSVEVYTKTYGWKEVCGLITPRYGARAVTLNGKIYLIGGHGEGDLKAVESYDPNTDKWTACAPLLREHYLPGVAVHNRHIYVIGGWTPSQNEIVERYDVQTDKWTKICSLANGRWGLGCIFIDQQLWAVGGGSKSSYTNNVSVYDMKKDKWSEAKALPKAGIYYSFTVSTTFLAEEAKVKELREIYEKENMKEKELTKLKELQNKKE; encoded by the exons tttcttcTAAGTTCGGTGAAAAAAAGGAAGGATAAccgagataaaaaaataaaaatattaaacggcGGTCCTGAGATACTTTCAGCAATAGGATCCAACAAAACCCTGTTCCACGTTTCAAGATTGGTCATCAACGTTTGGCAGTGCTATGACGCTCAACATCTTATCGATGTAACATTCAAATTGTCCAATCCACCGCTTTT AGTTCCAGCGCACCGCTTGATATTGACAGCGGCAAGTCCATACTTTAGAAATCTCTTCCTAGATGAAGAGAACAATAAACCCGTTATCGAGATAGATGATATTGATAGTGACACCTTTGAGCGGCTGGTGGCATTTTGCTATACAGGCACATCACTAATAACCGAGGACAATGCGGAAAGAATACTGAAAGGTGCAATGATAATGCAGTTGGAGGATGTGGTTGAGCTTTGTGTTGATTTCCTTTTGGAGAACGTATCCATATTTACACTAGAGCGGTTATATGAGTTAGAGCATgagacacaatgtgattggctAGCGAAAAAAATGCAGGAatacgaaataaataatttctgtaAG atttCTCGAGACCCCGTTTTTTTAAGGTTCAGCGCAAAAAGATTGAAAGCGCTTGTGGAAAGTGATAATTTGAATGTGAACAGTGAGGAGGATGTCCTTGACGCAGTTGAGCGTTGGTTTAACCACAAAGTTCCTGATCGCAGAAGCTCGCTGCCAGAGTTGATGTCTTGCTTACGTCTTACCAACTTCGATGTAACGCTTTTGCTGACACGAGTTAAACCGTTGCCTGGTTGCGAGACATTGGCCTATAAAGTTATGTCGTGGATATGTGAACCTTTGTCGCGTACAATGATATATTTACGATACATCGAACCCCGCGAAGGACAGAGTGGTAATTGGAGAACAAAAGCGTTGATGGCCTTACAAACAGAC TGCGCGGACTCAAATCACGGTTACATATATCGCTTCAACCAGAGAAAAGATACCTGGGTGCAGTGGGATAAAATCACAATAAACGCTATGAATTTCGAAACAATTCTTGTGGAGGATGATTTATATTTCATTGGAGGTAAAATAGACCACGAAGCGATAAAGGACGTAAATAGATGGAATTTGAGCAGGAAAACTTGGAAACGTTTGCCCGACATGCATAAAGCCCGATACTGGTCCAGTGTTACAGAATTGGATGAAAAGATCTATGTGATGGGTGGACTGGCGAATCTGGACAAAGTCTCACAATCGGTGGAAGT aTATACGAAAACTTACGGTTGGAAGGAAGTATGTGGACTGATTACGCCACGTTATGGCGCCCGTGCGGTGACTCTAAATGGCAAAATTTACTTAATTGGGGGCCACGGCGAAGGCGATTTAAAAGCTGTTGAAAGCTATGATCCCAATACGGATAAGTGGACTGCATGTGCACCTTTACTTAGAGAGCACTATTTGCCTGGC GTGGCTGTACACAATCGACACATTTATGTAATAGGTGGTTGGACCCCGAGTCAAAATGAGATCGTAGAACGCTACGATGTTCAGACCGACAAATGGACTAAG ATTTGCTCTTTGGCGAATGGCCGTTGGGGCTTGGGCTGCATTTTTATAGACCAACAACTTTGGGCCGTTGGCGGCGGTTCCAAATCGTCTTACACAAATAATGTGTCAGTTTACGATATGAAAAAGGATAAATGGTCTGAGGCTAAAGCACTGCCTAAGGCTGGAATATATTACAGTTTTACAGTCTCAACCACGTTTTTGGCGGAAGAGGCAAAAGTTAAGGAATTGAGAGAAATTtacgaaaaagaaaatatgaagGAAAAGGAATTAACGAAATTAAAAGAACTACAGAACAAAAAGGAATGA